ccaggtAGAAAAACACTAATATAGTATATAAAgccgtataaacaagtcattgtatgaaattttagtttgtactgactttgctagtgctcttCATGTTGCCCGTCATAAAACTAGGctaatatctagaggagttgatgtaccccctgaagATCTCTGTCCCTCAGTGGTATACGTATCCCTGGTTCAGAGCCACTTCTCTAAAGAAATTAGTgactttttttaatttacatatagcatctttcatctaaATAGATCTTGCATTTAAAGCTAAGGAAGAAACTTAATTCTTTACTCTTCCTGTTGTGGCTGAAGATAGAACAGATAAGGATCTGAGAACATGGTTACTGCTTATAAAAACATTTGCTCTTTTCTccaaagtgctctacaaacagATATCCAAACTAGACATCACTTCATTGAAAgcagcaggaagtgaagaatatttCATTGAACCTGCAGTAAGGACTTACTTAAGACAGAGTGTAAATGCCCTTGTTGGAGTAAGGCACCTACTTTGCTGAAAGAGGATAGATGGCCAGGACTTCAGTGTTAAGTTTAATTTAAGATTTTAACTATTTCTTGCCTTAGTCCTTATCACCAAGATTTCCCAGAGCTTTACAGTCCTCTTCAGCTGAGTCTTCCTGCTACAGTCAGCACTTGCAGTTATCTCCCACTCTGGCCTCCTCTAATAGCTTCAGAGATTTCCCACCCCCTTCAGGTACGCCCCTGCCTAAAGTGACCGGAAGCCTTCTGTGCAAATTCCTGAAGAACACATGACTAGAAGCAGGCATATGGCCTACAACACAGCTTGGCGTTTCAAAGGGCAGTAACAGGTGCAATGGGACACAAGCATGCCTTCCAAGGCCCAGCGCTCTGTTAGGTGGGCATTAGCGAAACTAACAAGAATTGAGTTAGTTTtactctgctgctgctcaggtaagttctgagcagcagcaaaggcaggGATTGGCACTATTCGGTGTAGAGGACTCAAAACTGAGGCTTGGGGGTAAGGGGTGGAATAACActtgcacatgcacacacctgTCTCCTTGCAGCAGCCAGGTAGCTGAGGGAGTGAACTGTAAATATTGGAGAGATGTTCTGTACTCCCCATTGCAGCAGTCAGGAGTCTCTGGGATGCAGAGGACAAGACAGAATGTCCCTTCTCCCttccagcagtgggggagggattgGGACCATGCAACTATCAGTCTTCAACTAGTAAGTGTCTGTCTGCTAAAGAGACCGAAGGGTTCTGGGCAACAACCTGATAGGAATCTGAGCCAGTTTCCAGCAGCAAGGAAGAAGTGGCAGAAGAAAGAAGAGTTAGAATTACGAGGTAGGATGCAGAGAAACCGGGGTAGGAGAAAAGTGtgtttttttacaaatatataatatGGGTGTGGAGGAAGGGAGTTGAGGAAAGCATAAAAGAGGCATGATCTGTATATGAACATAAATGGAGTGAAGCCAGGAGGGAAAGGAAGTACAAGAAAAGTGAGAAATATAGTGAGTCACATTTGTGAAACTTCTCTAAGTTGGCTGATTATACAGTTTTGAAAAGTCCTCAATTAATGGTACACAGCTGTCTGACGTCTTTCTAGTTCTAGGGCGGGGGTGGGCACTGAACTGGGAGCAAGAATGTGATGGCACTGGTATCTTTCGCTGGCTATTAGGCCTAGCCCTTGAGCACGTATTGCATGTTTTTCTGGGTAAGGCTGATTGGGGGCGGAGTTGCAGAGCACCACAAGAGTAGCTCgtgctgtccctgcagctccttcaTTCACCACCATGCCTTAGGTATTCATGTTTGATTTCTAAATGCCATTCAttggacacatttttaaaatcaaatgttcTCATTCTCATGGAAGTACCCAAATAGTTCCATTAGTCACTTGCGCTTTGCTGCATCTTTCATAAAAAGAGCTAAATAGACATAGTCATTGTTTCAAAAACTTAATACTGTGTGTAGCTTGTCAGTCTCCTACTATGTACTTCGTGTTCTGTACACATTGCAGTTATGTGGGAAGATACTTGTGTGGCTcctctgatttttgtttgtttgtttgtttcaaatgtATGCATCATACAAGCACAACAGCATCTACCTGCTAATGAGAAATGTAATCTGCCTCTGAGATGAAAGGTGATAATCATACCCTGCAATTGATGTTGCCGGATCACTACTAAAAATGACCAATAAACTGTCTTGTCTCTCTCTATATTACTACATAACAGGCTGGATGGAAGGAAAATCATGCAACATTCATGAATGAACTGAAAAACCTGCAAGCTTCAGGATTGACTACCCTTGGGCAGGCTCTCAGATCCTCGTTTGACTTGTTAAATCTCAATAGATTAGTATCTGGAATAGACAATTATGGACAGGTAACAAATGTTTGTTCTTTCTTCACATTGTATCAAACACTCTTTATAACAATTGCTGCTTTGTGGATATTGTTAAATATCTGGAGCAAGGGGGTTGATGGAGTATGAGTAAAATGAGGGGGCTGCTTTGAACTGGTTATAGTAAAATGGTCAGGTTCtttttaataagaacataagaatgaccatactgggtcagaacaatggcccatctagcccagtatcctgtctgcccaCAATaatcaatgccagatgcttcagagggaatgaacagaacaggtaatcattgagtgatctatcccctgtcgtccacacccagcttctggcaaacagaagctagggccattcagagcatgggattgcatccttaaccgtcctggctaatagccattgatgggccatGAACGAATATAGttattttttgaatcctgttataggtgtggccttcacaacatccattgtcaacgaattccacaggttaactgtgcattgtgtgaagtacttccttttgtttgttttaaacctgctgcctatttattttataggttgacccctagttcttgtgttatgtactATCAATCTTCATAACTACAAATAGATTATATAAGTatagatttaatttttaaaactctaGTTCTCATATCACACACGAAGCCACGTGGAAAGATGTTGTGTTTATTTATGTCCAGTCCatattgtgtgtgcatgcacgtaTACCTGGAATCTTAAAATTGTAGGCATTTATCAACTAACTATTTCAAACTCTCTTATGTTTGCCTTCTCAGTATGATATTTTAATGAACTATGTaatcatctgtttaaaaaaaaaaaaaagcccagttTGAAAGATGTTTAATTTTCCCCACTGTTAAGTGTCCTGAATGTATTTGACAGTATACTgatgtttttattttctcctgCAAGGAGAGCCAGCTAGAATATAGATGTACCGCTGTTAGGAGTAGACCCCCATGACACTACATAACACTCACCTTTTGCTTAAGTGATAGGAAACTGTGACTTTATGGCCCGGAGGTCTGAGTTCTACACTTGTGGTCAGTCTGAAGTTCTGAGTGGCTTTGATGTGCAGTATTGTGTCAGTTGTGGAATTCTACATGTCCACAGATTTAACACCATCTCAAGCTTTTATAAGATTGTTTGGCATTTTAAGTTCTTAAAGGCAGATACCGTGTTTTATGTGCTGTAAATTGATGAGTTTAACTGAAGTATGGAATTAAATATTATTTGTTACTGTTTTACATGTTTTTATTCTTTCTCTAGGGGAGGAACCCGTTCTTTTTAGAGCCATCTATTTTAATTACCATCACAGATGGAAACAAATTGACACATAGTGCTGGTGTTCAAGAGGAGGTAAgacttttgtatttgttttactttttaaaacgGCTACAGGAGAACACTAACTTTCTTTGCGGAGTCTTGTTAACAGTTAAAagtatttcagctttaaaatctgtAAACTTGCATCTTGGCAGTGTGCTAAAAGAATTATGAATTAGATTTATATTGGTGGTAATTCAGCTTCATTCTGCAGACCACTTTTTAAGAAAGGTGGACCAGTTTCTCTCCCAATGCCCCACTGTTTAGTTCCATAGCCACTGGGAGTTCAGACTACAGTTTGAGAGCACTGATTAATAGAGAAGAAAACTGGTCCTTCAGTTTATCCATTATTTTGATGATTAGTTTGGGTATATGTCTTCAAATGACCATCTGATCCCTTAAAGCTTTCTTCAAATCTTTCTTTATTAGCTTCATCTTCCTTTGAATTCTCCTCTACCTGGAAGTGAACTAACCAAAGAACCATTTCGTTGGGATCAAAGGCTGTTTGCCCTAGTGCTGCGTTTGCCAGGAGCTTCTTCTGTTGAACCAGAGCAACTCGGGAGCGTACCCACAGATGAATCTGCAATCACACAGATGTGTGAAGTGACAGGAGGTAGTTGGATGTTGTTTTGCTTTGGTTTCAATGTGGAATTTGTCTTACTCTCTAAGTTGTCTTAATGGGATGCtcttgggggatggagggagaaaaGTAATTTTGCATCTAATTTTTCTCACCTTGGATACTGACTTTATCCTGGCCAGTTCAACATGTTAGCATAGCACTGCTGTATCTGGGTTTCTACCTTGCaagagtattttaaaattaaaaaatactggCTCTCTTAAATCTGACAGCTTTTCACTTTTTTTCACATTACTTTGTaatcccttcccctttctttataAAAGGCTGGTCGTCTTCTTTGAAAAGTGACTAAAAATGAAACCATCTCACTCATCAGGTCTATTCCTTATGTATTCAGTAAAACCTGCTTCCTTTAATAACTGTTTACTTCATTAACCCTCTGGTGCTAGCACAGCTAAAAGGAGTGAATTACACAAGAATGAACAGAAGGATCATCAACAGCATTGAGCTGTGCAAACCAACTGCCTCCAATGGGTCTGCACTATTGTCACTGAAGGCTTTTTTGGCCTGCAAAGCCTATGTTGTTGGTgacagtgcacaggatggaagAGACCAACTTGGCTTTCATAGTCTGTATTGTTTGCACTGTGGAAGTATTGTGCTATGTCTGTTGATGATTTGAGTTTGTCACTAAAGCAGCAACTCTGCCGTGGTGATTCCACGTAAAGTTGAAAGAGCCTTGACATATAatataacttttatttttataataaatagtATCCTCCCTTACTTATACAATTAAGGTTTGCTGTGACTTATTTTCAGACTTTAACTGCATTGCTCTTCTTTTACTTATAGGTCGCTCCTATTGTGTGCGGACACAAAGAATGTTGAACCAGTGTTTAGAATCTCTAGTTCAAAAAGTTCAGAGTGGTGTTGTTAttaactttgaaaaatcaggaccagacccagctcccattggagaaGGTACAGTAACTAACTATTCATTTTCATCTCTGTAGCTGTAATCTATGtacaagtgtttttgttttgttgcattGTAAGCTCAGTGTAGATCCTTGATGTGTATGGTATCTGAGATTTTTCCTTAAACTATCTTGTCTTAGGAATGAAATGCCTTTATTGCTTGCTATTTTGTTGACTAAGGAACCACagctaaaaagacagaaaatgtccAACATTTCTACTTATTCCTGTTTTAAGTAGTGGTTGCAGTGTAGTTTTAACGgtcagtcccaggatactagtgagacaaggtgggtgaggtaatatcttttacttgaccaacatctgttggtgagagagacaagtttatgagccacacagagctgaagaagagcttggTACCACATTCAACAAGCTTGAAAGCTTttgtctctcatcaacagaagtaaGTAGTAGAGGCATTAATAACTGTACTGTGTTGAAATAATTGGAAAGCATCCTGGATGCATTATTCACACCAGTCTTGTGAATGCTATGTATATTTTCAAAGCAGTATAGGGTGACaatattgttgtttttaaatacctCAAAATCTATTGTAagaacttcttctttttttaaaataaatttgagcTGTGTGTGAATTTTATTTGggcgtgtcttcactagactttACCAGAGTTAAGTCACCTTCAAGTAACTTGAGGTCTTCAGCACATTTGTAAAGGCTAATGTGGAtttacttcctcctcccccccttccgctcccctactcccccccccccccccacacccattttGCTTTACCCTTGAGCTCAGCCTAGGGTAAAGAGCAACAAGTATCCTGAAGCTAATGTTTGGGAGTGTACATGCTAACCTTTTGAAACACATGAGCGAGTTAGAGTTAATTGCCAGTCAGTGAACTTGAGGTCAAAATGTCTGGTGTTGACAAATCCTTGGTGCTCTCAGGCTGTCTCTGCGCTGGAAGGAAGGTGCATTTTAACATATGTTGCATATGTGAAAAATACACCTTTGTTTTACCtcctgtagacaaggcctttgaaaGCAATTGCAAAAGACACCTGTTAGATTTACAGTTCTTGAAGATTACCACCGTGGATCACCATTAAGAATTCTTACAGCAACAGAATTTAATCAGTCTTGGAGATACTGCTTCTTTGAAATCTAGTAATTTGCGTCTCTCTCCCCATGTTCGGTAGGGTGAACCTCAGAAACAGAGGAAACTGACTATATATGGGGGAAACAGTAAAACTGACTGTATGcatgtgctgtcaaatgcacaaaatgaATGGGGGAAAAGAATGTAATTCTATTCATTTTTAGGTGCTACAGTGGAAAAAagaacaaagttttaaaaaaagaacaaacttcAGATGAGGTTTTAAATTGATACACTGTAAAGGTGTCTGTTTTTTAACGTTTTTGGCATTGTGCTGCTTGAAACTGATCACCCTGTGATAGATCAAAACTTTTCTTTCCTAACTGCAAGTGAAAAATTATGTGCCAGGACAGGAGAGAGAGTGTGGGAAAAAATACGTTTGTTGATCATGGGGCAATTTGTTCAGACTTGCAGAACTCGACACGTAAAATTAAGAAGAGAGAACTGATCCCTTGGCATGGAGGGAAAGAGTCTTCCTAAACAACTTACATACACAGAAAATCATACACTTAAAAGCAAACTTGAAGACACTTAGAGTATGCAAGTAGAACGAAAAAAATCAAGTGTGTGTATTGCTTTTGGGGGGTCCTTTAGACATTCTACCATGATCATCTATCACCCTTACTTTCATTCTGagccaccttttctccccccctgCCTTTCTCTCCtgtttgcctgcctgcctgctttcCTTATAACGCCTTTTCATCTACTTGGGAGAATGTTTTAGACTTACCCCCAGCATCCTGTGCAGTCCAAGTTGGCACTAAGCAAagaccctgacatctgctggtcTGGACACTGGAGTCGCAAGGTTGCTCTTGTATGGAAAAGCAACTGAATGAACTtgattgtttgggttttttttttttttttcttttatccaaAGCTATAAAATAGTAGAGTGTACATATCAGCATAGCACAAAAGTGTCGAGAGAGCTCAGACTTGGCATGCGTCAAGGAAGCAAATAAATTCAATCCTAAACCAAGAGCAGCAGAAGtttctggggtggggaaatgtagCAGTGTTAATGCTCTTCAAATTGTTGTACTGCATGCTACAAAAAATGGAGAAATGAATTGATCTGTAACAGAAGGGCATGTTCTGTCATACCAGTCAACCATTTctgaagcaaagcaaagcaaatcaAAAGCGTATACCTGTGACAAATGCTGGAAACTAGACTGGTAAGCTTAGCAACGCACTTGTACCTTGTTGAGCCATGTTCCAAAACCACATCTAGGTTTTGTGAAATAATCTGAGTTTATTTGAACtgtttcagttttaataaaaaaaaaaatgggggaatgTATGTGAGGTAATAGGACATAATGCGTTAACTGATACAAAACCCTTAAACTTGCATttctgtggaggaggagggaggagtgaaATGACTTACTAATAGGGCATTAGGAACTTAACTTAGACTGCTGAAAATTAAGACTGAATCTGTTGCCAATAGGGTACATTTTACACCTCTAAAAATTTTGTCTTTCCCTGGAGAAGTTTTCCCATTTAATTTCAACTAATACTAACACTATTTCCTGTACACTGTATCACTTTCAGTGAGACTATAAAATGTCAGTGATCTGTTTTTGTTGCCAGGACAGTGTTAGTGAATCTAGACTTGTATATTGTACCATTTTTAAAGCCAGTACTTAATAAACTTCATTTTGTGTAGTCTACTGTGCAAGCAGTGGTGCACTTAGTTGAATTGCTGTGTGACTGGAACAGGACTGTAGAATGAGGGCAAACGTTCTTAAAGTGACTTTAAATTATGCCATTTTACATGCTAATGTAGGTGTTCAGCACGCACAATTGGTGTCTTTGAAACAAATGGAATGGGACATTGGTTGTTAATAGAACTTCCTGGGAAACAAATGCATGCCATgtagctttttatttttcattttatttttttttgctttgtttaaattTTAGATGGACTTGTTGATTCATCCAGGCCCATCAATTCATTTGCTTCTCAACCGTGGCATAGTTGTCATAAACTCATTTATGTACGACCTAACCCTAAAACTGGTGTTCCTGTTGGGCATTGGCCAATTCCAGAGTCATTTTGGCCTGATCAGAATTCACCAACTCTGGTAAGTAAAACGAACTAAAGAAAAGGATTCCACATCTCCTGATCTGATAGAGAGCTCTTAAATGAACAGTAAATTAGTCTCTTACCCCAGGCTTGCTTATGGTCTGGCTTTCACTATAAAATGAATTGACTCTCCGTGATGCTGATTGGTGAAGACAAGTCTAGAAATTGCATTTCACATCACTTCTGGATTGGAAAGTTTATTGCAATAAATTTTTCATTCAATAAACTAGTTCTTTTAATAGTTCTTAAATATTGCAACAATCAGGCTTTAATTCAATatctttttacattttgtgacagTGGAAATGAAGTTTTCAAAATATTGAGTCAA
This genomic interval from Malaclemys terrapin pileata isolate rMalTer1 chromosome 9, rMalTer1.hap1, whole genome shotgun sequence contains the following:
- the LOC128842976 gene encoding integrator complex subunit 6-like isoform X4, with the translated sequence MPILLFLIDTSASMNQRAHLGTSYLDIAKGAVELFMKLRARDPASRGDRYMLVTFDEPPYCIKAGWKENHATFMNELKNLQASGLTTLGQALRSSFDLLNLNRLVSGIDNYGQGRNPFFLEPSILITITDGNKLTHSAGVQEELHLPLNSPLPGSELTKEPFRWDQRLFALVLRLPGASSVEPEQLGSVPTDESAITQMCEVTGGRSYCVRTQRMLNQCLESLVQKVQSGVVINFEKSGPDPAPIGEDGLVDSSRPINSFASQPWHSCHKLIYVRPNPKTGVPVGHWPIPESFWPDQNSPTLPPRTAHPVVRFSCVDCEPMVIDKLPFDKYELEPSPLTQYILERKSPHACWQVFVSNSGKYSELGHPFGYLKASTTLTCVNLFVMPYNYPALLPLLEEESYLLPVHV
- the LOC128842976 gene encoding integrator complex subunit 6-like isoform X3, with the translated sequence MPILLFLIDTSASMNQRAHLGTSYLDIAKGAVELFMKLRARDPASRGDRYMLVTFDEPPYCIKAGWKENHATFMNELKNLQASGLTTLGQALRSSFDLLNLNRLVSGIDNYGQGRNPFFLEPSILITITDGNKLTHSAGVQEELHLPLNSPLPGSELTKEPFRWDQRLFALVLRLPGASSVEPEQLGSVPTDESAITQMCEVTGGRSYCVRTQRMLNQCLESLVQKVQSGVVINFEKSGPDPAPIGEDGLVDSSRPINSFASQPWHSCHKLIYVRPNPKTGVPVGHWPIPESFWPDQNSPTLPPRTAHPVVRFSCVDCEPMVIDKLPFDKYELEPSPLTQYILERKSPHACWQVFVSNSGKYSELGHPFGYLKASTTLTCVNLFVMPYNYPALLPLLAEEESYLLPVHV